From a single uncultured Desulfovibrio sp. genomic region:
- a CDS encoding branched-chain amino acid ABC transporter permease, whose amino-acid sequence MQRILKAAIAALWFMLLTLPVLGIKLNTAAKTVVWRFDRIFALGAGIFVLALIWDWCFSRKASGMKIITLPKCFNLAEIIESFRNSAGLRLGGLAVLAVVLIGMPLVSSFYQTNIMISALLYVMLALGLNIVVGLAGQLVLGYVAFYAIGAYTYGLLNQYFGLGFWTCLPIGGFLTVLFGLGLGFPVLRLRGDYLAIVTLGFGEIVRLTLQNWNTVTGGPRGVSDIPRPGFFGMSMDITQSTTYIYYLVLAAVVVTIVVITRLKNSRVGLALQALREDEIACEAMGVDITRVKLSAFALGSCWAGFAGVIFAAKTTYINPSSFTFMESAMILSMVVLGGMGSIAGVVIAALILILAPEYLRAFSDYRMLLFGAIMVIMMLFRPQGLISGERRRYRISNLHGAEGGR is encoded by the coding sequence ATGCAGCGCATACTTAAAGCCGCCATCGCCGCCCTGTGGTTCATGCTCCTCACCCTGCCGGTGCTGGGCATCAAGCTGAACACAGCGGCAAAAACAGTTGTTTGGCGTTTTGACCGCATATTCGCCCTGGGTGCAGGTATATTTGTGCTTGCCCTTATCTGGGACTGGTGCTTCAGCCGCAAGGCATCGGGCATGAAGATCATCACCCTGCCCAAGTGCTTCAACCTGGCAGAGATTATTGAATCATTCAGAAACAGCGCTGGGCTCCGCCTTGGCGGGCTTGCCGTGCTTGCCGTTGTGCTCATCGGCATGCCTCTGGTCAGCTCCTTCTATCAGACCAACATCATGATCTCCGCCCTGCTGTACGTCATGCTGGCGCTGGGCCTGAACATCGTTGTGGGTCTGGCGGGCCAGCTTGTGCTTGGCTACGTGGCCTTTTACGCCATTGGCGCGTACACGTACGGCCTGCTGAACCAGTATTTCGGCCTCGGCTTCTGGACCTGCCTGCCCATCGGCGGTTTCCTCACCGTGCTTTTCGGCCTTGGTCTGGGCTTTCCCGTGCTGCGGCTGCGTGGCGACTACCTCGCCATCGTGACCCTGGGCTTTGGCGAAATCGTGCGCCTCACCCTGCAAAACTGGAACACCGTCACCGGCGGCCCGCGCGGCGTCAGCGACATTCCGCGCCCCGGCTTTTTTGGCATGAGCATGGACATCACCCAGTCCACCACCTACATCTACTATCTGGTGCTGGCCGCTGTTGTAGTTACCATTGTTGTTATCACCCGGCTCAAGAATTCGCGCGTGGGGCTGGCCCTGCAAGCCCTGCGGGAAGACGAAATCGCCTGCGAGGCCATGGGCGTGGACATCACGCGGGTGAAACTCTCGGCCTTTGCGCTCGGCTCCTGCTGGGCTGGCTTTGCCGGGGTAATCTTTGCCGCCAAGACCACCTATATCAATCCCTCCAGCTTTACCTTCATGGAATCAGCCATGATTCTTTCCATGGTGGTGCTGGGCGGCATGGGCTCCATTGCGGGCGTGGTCATTGCAGCGCTGATTCTCATTCTTGCCCCGGAATATCTGCGGGCTTTCTCTGACTACCGCATGCTGCTTTTCGGAGCGATCATGGTGATTATGATGCTCTTCCGGCCACAGGGCCTCATCAGCGGTGAACGACGCCGCTACCGCATCAGCAACCTGCACGGTGCTGAAGGAGGCCGCTGA